From Pseudomonadota bacterium, the proteins below share one genomic window:
- the fmt gene encoding methionyl-tRNA formyltransferase, with protein MSVPRIVFAGTPDFAVPTLEALVQAGLPVVGVYTQPDRRVGRGKKLHAPPVKQCAQAHDLPVYQPDRIRDDLPTLTALAPDLMIVVAYGQLLTQAVLDVPTRDTLNVHASLLPRWRGAAPIQRAIEAGDATTGVAIMRVMLELDAGPVYRVGELPIEAADTTATLHDRLATLGASLLVETVKALVDADYTLEPTEQDVRDVTYAHKLSKAEAVIDWQESAAVIARRVRAFVPWPVCQTGLDGLDGPLRVWAASVAVAPEEAPSVAPGTVIAQGQEGVDVMTGDGVLRITRLQAPGRKPVSAREFVNATPLLHRLLQ; from the coding sequence ATGAGTGTGCCTCGCATCGTTTTCGCGGGTACGCCAGACTTCGCGGTGCCCACCCTCGAGGCGCTCGTGCAGGCTGGCCTGCCGGTGGTCGGGGTGTACACCCAGCCGGACCGACGGGTGGGGCGTGGCAAGAAGCTGCATGCACCGCCCGTCAAGCAGTGCGCCCAGGCGCACGATCTGCCCGTCTACCAGCCGGACCGCATTCGCGACGACCTGCCGACCCTGACGGCGCTGGCACCGGACCTAATGATCGTCGTGGCCTACGGTCAGTTGCTCACGCAAGCGGTGCTCGACGTGCCGACGCGCGACACCCTCAACGTGCACGCATCGCTCCTGCCGCGCTGGCGTGGGGCCGCGCCGATCCAGCGGGCGATCGAGGCGGGCGACGCCACGACGGGGGTGGCCATCATGCGCGTGATGCTGGAGCTGGACGCAGGTCCGGTGTATCGCGTGGGCGAACTTCCGATCGAGGCGGCCGACACCACGGCGACCCTGCACGATCGCCTCGCCACCCTCGGTGCTTCCCTGCTGGTAGAGACGGTAAAGGCCTTGGTCGATGCGGACTACACGCTCGAGCCTACCGAGCAAGATGTTCGCGATGTCACCTACGCTCACAAGTTGAGCAAGGCGGAAGCGGTGATCGATTGGCAGGAGTCGGCAGCGGTCATCGCGCGCCGTGTGCGCGCCTTCGTACCCTGGCCCGTGTGTCAGACAGGGCTCGACGGGCTGGACGGACCCCTGAGGGTTTGGGCAGCGAGTGTGGCGGTCGCCCCGGAGGAGGCGCCATCGGTGGCGCCGGGAACGGTCATCGCTCAGGGTCAGGAGGGCGTCGATGTGATGACCGGTGACGGCGTGCTGCGTATCACCCGGCTCCAGGCGCCTGGACGAAAACCCGTATCCGCTCGGGAATTCGTCAACGCGACGCCCCTGCTCCATCGCCTCCTGCAGTGA
- the def gene encoding peptide deformylase, giving the protein MAILTILEYPDSRLRTKAQPIEEVDDGIRQLIDDMFETMYAAPGIGLAATQVNVHKRLLVADVTEDHSQPVTLINPEIIERDGVRMGEEGCLSVPGYYEAVERAESIRVRALDRHGETFEMEAEGLLAVCIQHEMDHLEGKLFVDYLSELKRTRIRKRLEKSRKVAASAS; this is encoded by the coding sequence ATGGCAATCCTCACGATACTTGAATATCCCGACAGTCGGCTGCGAACCAAAGCACAGCCTATCGAGGAGGTCGACGATGGCATCCGTCAGCTGATCGACGACATGTTCGAGACGATGTACGCCGCACCGGGTATCGGCCTCGCTGCCACCCAGGTGAACGTGCACAAGCGTCTGCTGGTTGCGGATGTCACCGAGGATCACTCCCAGCCCGTCACCCTGATCAACCCCGAGATCATCGAGCGCGATGGGGTGCGTATGGGCGAAGAGGGCTGCCTGTCCGTGCCGGGCTACTACGAGGCCGTCGAGCGGGCGGAGTCCATCCGTGTGCGTGCCCTCGATCGCCATGGCGAGACCTTCGAGATGGAGGCTGAGGGACTGCTGGCCGTGTGCATCCAGCATGAGATGGATCATCTCGAGGGCAAGCTCTTCGTGGACTACCTCTCCGAGCTCAAGCGCACGCGGATCCGCAAGCGCCTGGAGAAATCACGCAAAGTGGCGGCCAGCGCCAGCTGA
- a CDS encoding LysM peptidoglycan-binding domain-containing protein, translating to MRLVLIAAAAAALAVTSACGTFGDASREPEEAAPVARTYTPPPEPPRSQPAPPPVRRATSGGSGSRIPLADDAPDTYVVVRGDTLWDISEKFLAEPWRWPEIWYVNEQIENPHLIFPGDRLTLIYVDGVPQLRLDRGGLAQSTLKLSPQIRRSSLDDAITTIPYEVIAPFLTRPTVLTKGQINRAPYLLQLQGEHLIGGQGLRAYVRGKGLTRGATFSLMHVGDKYVDPDTGRTIGREALYVGQAQVEREGDPATVLLTESTREALAGDILLPLDTDIPLYFYPTVPEERIQGSIVDVVDGVSLIGQYQVVVLNRGGDDGLQQGHVLEVFQRGEKVRDRFRGGPFNSVRLPQEYAGRVLVFRVLDEISYALVMSATSEMRVADIVRTPGEASDEELREERRAARRDKSAR from the coding sequence ATGCGCCTGGTATTGATCGCCGCCGCCGCGGCTGCCCTCGCTGTTACCTCAGCTTGCGGCACATTCGGAGACGCCTCGAGGGAGCCTGAGGAAGCGGCGCCGGTTGCACGGACCTACACGCCGCCGCCGGAACCGCCTCGCAGCCAGCCCGCCCCGCCACCGGTGCGCCGGGCGACGAGCGGTGGCAGCGGTAGCCGCATCCCGCTGGCGGACGACGCGCCCGACACCTACGTGGTGGTACGCGGCGACACCCTGTGGGACATCTCTGAGAAGTTCCTCGCCGAGCCCTGGCGGTGGCCGGAGATCTGGTACGTCAACGAGCAGATCGAAAACCCCCACCTGATCTTCCCGGGCGACCGGCTGACCCTGATCTACGTCGACGGGGTGCCCCAGCTGCGCCTGGACCGCGGCGGACTTGCGCAGTCCACCCTGAAACTGTCCCCGCAGATACGCCGTTCGTCGCTTGATGATGCGATCACGACCATCCCCTACGAGGTGATCGCCCCGTTCCTCACCCGACCCACGGTGCTGACCAAGGGCCAGATCAACCGGGCGCCCTACCTGCTGCAGCTGCAAGGCGAACACCTGATCGGCGGCCAGGGCCTGCGCGCCTACGTGCGCGGCAAGGGGCTCACGCGCGGAGCGACCTTCTCCCTCATGCACGTGGGAGACAAATACGTCGACCCCGATACGGGCCGCACGATCGGTCGCGAAGCGCTCTACGTCGGCCAGGCGCAGGTAGAGCGCGAGGGCGATCCGGCCACGGTGCTGCTCACGGAGAGCACCCGCGAGGCCCTCGCAGGCGACATCCTGCTGCCCCTCGATACGGACATTCCTCTCTATTTCTATCCGACCGTGCCCGAAGAACGTATCCAGGGCAGCATCGTGGATGTGGTCGATGGCGTATCGCTGATCGGCCAGTACCAGGTGGTGGTACTCAACCGCGGCGGCGACGACGGCCTGCAGCAAGGGCACGTGTTGGAGGTGTTTCAGCGCGGCGAGAAGGTGCGCGATCGCTTCCGCGGCGGGCCCTTCAACAGCGTACGCCTGCCCCAGGAGTACGCGGGGCGGGTGCTCGTCTTCCGGGTCCTCGACGAGATCAGCTACGCGTTGGTCATGAGCGCGACCAGCGAAATGCGGGTGGCTGACATCGTGCGCACCCCGGGTGAGGCCTCCGACGAGGAGCTGCGCGAGGAACGGCGCGCCGCACGCCGCGACAAGTCGGCTCGCTGA